A single window of Haliotis asinina isolate JCU_RB_2024 chromosome 5, JCU_Hal_asi_v2, whole genome shotgun sequence DNA harbors:
- the LOC137284592 gene encoding neuronal acetylcholine receptor subunit alpha-7-like encodes MYVLGLFTELEVRHLKGVTCGLCLLLLMTSSRGQDDHHVLQLHNDLINNNNPNARPVKNNSDTVTVRLQFHLLSMSDFDEVTQTVTANGFFLVSWKDEFLTWNTSEYGGVSSIHPDYLKVWRPYITVRNRVDSFEPLGLDFGIMQVTAEGNVTWAPGDTFKTFCQMDVTNFPLDEQECSYDTFVWGNILEEVDLKPINNSIDLTLYNSNSQWNIINSSSRSYIVETIGFSYAMVSFNMTLRRKPSLVILTTLLPVLVLGLVNVMVFLIPVESGEKVSFAITVLLSFTVSLSFVTGLLPQNGDSLPIFTIFIVGLFVMSSIYVFLAIWIVQVFHRDAAIRPVPSWMGRMTMSWEKCFCGTPAVGSKEKLTPASSKNPLVCWIRVSRMVDRILFCLFFVLYITATIIAFLKIAYF; translated from the coding sequence GGCTGTTCACGGAGCTAGAGGTGCGTCATCTCAAAGGAGTGACTTGTGGACTATGTTTACTGTTGTTAATGACGTCGAGCAGAGGTCAGGATGACCACCACGTACTTCAACTACACAATGAcctcatcaacaacaacaacccaaaCGCCAGACCAGTCAAGAACAACAGTGACACTGTCACAGTCCGTTTACAGTTTCATCTCCTCAGCATGTCTGATTTTGATGAAGTTACCCAGACAGTGACAGCTAACGGGTTTTTTCTAGTTTCTTGGAAAGATGAGTTTCTAACCTGGAACACCAGCGAGTACGGAGGAGTCAGTTCAATACATCCTGACTATTTGAAGGTTTGGAGACCTTACATCACTGTTCGAAATCGGGTGGATAGTTTTGAACCTCTAGGTCTCGACTTTGGGATCATGCAAGTTACTGCCGAAGGAAATGTGACTTGGGCACCTGGTGATACCTTCAAGACTTTCTGCCAAATGGATGTTACCAACTTTCCTTTGGATGAACAGGAGTGTTCTTATGACACGTTCGTTTGGGGAAATATTCTGGAAGAAGTAGATTTAAAACCCATAAATAACTCTATTGACCTGACCTTGTATAACTCGAACAGCCAATGGAATATCATTAACTCATCTTCTCGAAGTTACATTGTTGAGACCATTGGGTTTTCTTACGCAATGGTCTCCTTCAACATGACACTGAGGAGAAAGCCATCTCTGGTGATACTGACAACTCTCCTGCCTGTCTTGGTGCTAGGACTGGTAAATGTGATGGTGTTCCTCATTCCTGTGGAGTCTGGAGAGAAGGTGTCCTTTGCCATCACGGTGTTGCTGTCTTTCACTGTATCCCTGTCCTTCGTCACTGGACTGCTGCCACAGAATGGTGACTCGCTTCCTATATTCACTATTTTCATTGTTGGCCTCTTTGTGATGAGCTCTATCTACGTGTTCCTGGCCATCTGGATCGTGCAAGTGTTCCATCGAGACGCTGCCATCAGGCCTGTTCCGTCGTGGATGGGACGGATGACAATGTCCTGGGAGAAATGCTTCTGTGGCACTCCTGCTGTTGGAAGTAAGGAGAAGCTGACACCGGCATCTTCCAAAAACCCATTAGTGTGCTGGATAAGAGTTAGTAGAATGGTCGATAGAATTTTGTTCTGCCTGTTTTTCGTTCTTTATATCACGGCCACGATTATTGCATTTCTGAAGATAGCGTATTTCTAA